A window of Haliscomenobacter hydrossis DSM 1100 contains these coding sequences:
- a CDS encoding DUF2202 domain-containing protein: MKKILALSILVSAAFALHSQSLIGSQLKSKEAIILYLIEQEKVAHDLYRVLDTMWVTDVFNRVSNEELQHMAKLSAVAGEFMIDVPVHFNEYPEGQFVDGKLRRLYTDLLLAANFSLEEAYRACANLEERKMLDLKAALKQPNFEIETLTYKALLIGAEDNLKLFIRELLNINTGYTPVWLSTSEYEALTKNILPNDGWRNTDHNAKSQSRISLF, encoded by the coding sequence ATGAAAAAGATACTGGCATTGTCTATACTCGTCAGTGCTGCTTTTGCACTTCATTCTCAATCCCTGATTGGTAGTCAATTGAAAAGCAAGGAAGCGATCATCCTTTACCTGATCGAACAGGAAAAAGTTGCACACGACCTTTATCGGGTTCTGGATACCATGTGGGTTACCGATGTTTTTAACCGGGTGTCCAACGAAGAACTCCAGCACATGGCTAAACTCAGTGCCGTAGCCGGTGAATTTATGATTGATGTTCCGGTACATTTTAACGAATACCCGGAGGGACAATTTGTCGACGGAAAATTGCGCCGCCTGTACACCGATTTGCTACTCGCCGCTAACTTTTCATTGGAAGAGGCTTATCGCGCCTGCGCAAATTTGGAAGAACGCAAAATGCTGGATTTGAAGGCGGCTTTAAAGCAGCCCAACTTCGAGATCGAAACCCTGACTTACAAAGCACTGCTGATTGGTGCGGAAGATAACCTCAAATTGTTTATTCGTGAACTGCTCAACATCAATACGGGCTACACACCGGTATGGTTAAGCACAAGCGAATACGAAGCCCTAACCAAAAATATTTTACCCAACGATGGTTGGCGAAACACTGACCACAATGCCAAAAGCCAGTCTCGAATCAGCCTGTTTTGA
- a CDS encoding DUF6702 family protein produces MHILLLFLLFSVAPHPIHLTVMEIYRAENSKNLECSVTLFSDDFARAIQYETYAPQIQGGKLKVEDLMLKYLRSKLQMKINGKSTAYTLLRTENTPETITCYLKLSLPAAETQKIEIVSKLMLELFNDQRNLVQIRIPGKKEGAISLDKTKTESTATLAPD; encoded by the coding sequence ATGCACATCCTCTTGCTTTTTTTGCTGTTTTCGGTTGCCCCTCATCCCATCCACCTGACCGTGATGGAGATCTACCGCGCCGAAAACAGCAAAAACCTGGAATGTTCCGTCACCCTTTTTTCCGATGACTTTGCCCGGGCCATCCAGTATGAAACCTATGCTCCGCAAATTCAAGGTGGAAAGCTCAAGGTTGAGGATCTCATGCTCAAATACCTGCGCAGCAAGCTGCAAATGAAGATCAACGGGAAAAGTACTGCCTATACTTTGTTGCGCACTGAAAATACCCCCGAAACCATTACCTGCTATTTAAAACTCTCCTTACCTGCGGCGGAAACCCAAAAAATTGAAATTGTCAGTAAGTTGATGTTGGAGCTATTCAATGATCAAAGGAACTTGGTGCAGATCAGAATCCCCGGAAAAAAAGAAGGGGCCATTAGTTTAGACAAAACCAAAACTGAAAGTACCGCTACATTAGCCCCGGATTGA
- a CDS encoding glutathione peroxidase, producing the protein MRPRFLFAILLSIPAWVSSCFNANKVVSSSSSTDATPKLMSSATSFHSLSATTLDGQTISMDQYKGKKIIVLNVASRCGYTPQYADWQAFYEKNKEDVVVLGFPCNQFMSQEPGSASDIQEFCQKNYGVTFQMFEKVDVKGSDQSPIYKWLSDPSQNGWNSDVPSWNFCKYLIDENGKLTHFFASGVTPESAEFKKVMD; encoded by the coding sequence ATGCGTCCTCGATTCCTATTTGCGATTTTGCTCAGCATACCCGCCTGGGTGTCTAGCTGCTTCAATGCCAACAAAGTTGTTTCATCGTCCAGTTCTACGGATGCTACGCCTAAACTTATGTCTTCAGCCACTTCTTTTCATAGCTTAAGTGCCACTACCCTGGATGGACAAACCATCTCCATGGACCAATACAAGGGTAAAAAAATCATTGTACTCAACGTCGCCTCTCGCTGTGGGTATACGCCGCAATACGCCGATTGGCAAGCTTTTTACGAAAAAAACAAGGAGGATGTGGTCGTGCTAGGGTTTCCCTGCAACCAGTTTATGAGCCAGGAACCCGGATCGGCCAGTGACATTCAGGAATTTTGCCAAAAAAACTACGGCGTGACCTTCCAGATGTTTGAAAAAGTAGACGTCAAAGGAAGCGATCAAAGCCCGATCTACAAATGGCTCAGTGACCCTAGCCAGAATGGTTGGAATAGTGATGTCCCATCCTGGAACTTTTGCAAATACCTCATCGATGAAAATGGCAAATTGACTCATTTCTTTGCCTCGGGTGTTACGCCAGAAAGTGCTGAATTTAAGAAAGTGATGGACTAA
- a CDS encoding ATP-binding protein, with protein sequence MLPKLPIGIQDFENLRLHDFVYIDKTAFVHGLVTGSNAYFLSRPRRFGKSLLVSTLRYLFEGRRDLFQYTWIESRWNWDQKHPIIRLSLDAIGHKEIGLRNGLLLALEKNGQELQIELIEKNPALAFQELIQKTAAKYGKVVVLIDEYDRPIIDYLGPDELSQAIENRNILKSFFSILKSEDHNLRFLFLTGISKFSKVSIFSDLNHLYDLSTDPNYNNLCGYTQAEIEHTFAPILAEMPADTLAQMKEWYNGYSWNGREFVYNPFSVLNFFQSREYQNYWFSTGTPTFLVKSLSNTFQYSLDGLEVDAGVLEAYELDKLEPIPLLYQTGYLTIKEKTSFDTVILKYPNREVEQSMLRLLLAEYTHNSSVLPQLAQLSKNLNQNDLGKVMELIHGLFKGIPSQIFIANREAYFHSVVYLTFSLLGIYIQAEVNSSHGRLDAVVHTPERIFIFEFKLHDSPAQALQQIKDRDYAAAFRHLNKLIVGVGVQFSETEKGVNDWASEAL encoded by the coding sequence ATGTTGCCAAAATTGCCGATAGGGATTCAGGACTTTGAAAATTTGAGGTTGCATGATTTTGTTTACATTGACAAAACTGCATTTGTGCATGGTTTGGTTACGGGAAGTAATGCCTATTTTTTGTCCCGTCCACGTCGGTTTGGAAAATCTCTTTTGGTTTCCACTTTACGATATTTGTTTGAAGGGCGTCGTGATTTATTTCAATACACCTGGATAGAATCCCGCTGGAATTGGGATCAAAAACATCCAATAATTCGTTTGTCTTTGGATGCTATTGGGCACAAAGAAATCGGTTTGCGGAATGGATTGTTGTTGGCGCTTGAAAAAAATGGGCAAGAACTGCAAATTGAACTCATTGAAAAGAACCCCGCGCTGGCCTTTCAAGAACTCATCCAAAAAACGGCAGCAAAATATGGCAAAGTTGTCGTGCTTATTGACGAATATGATCGCCCCATTATTGATTACCTCGGCCCAGATGAATTGTCGCAAGCCATTGAAAACAGGAATATCCTAAAATCTTTTTTTTCTATCCTTAAAAGTGAAGACCACAACCTTCGTTTTCTTTTTCTGACCGGGATTTCCAAGTTTTCCAAAGTCTCTATTTTTTCAGACCTCAATCATTTGTACGATCTGTCTACAGACCCCAATTACAATAACCTCTGTGGCTATACGCAAGCGGAAATTGAACATACTTTTGCCCCCATCCTGGCCGAAATGCCTGCGGATACCCTTGCCCAGATGAAGGAATGGTACAATGGCTACTCCTGGAATGGCCGCGAATTTGTGTATAATCCTTTCTCCGTACTCAATTTTTTCCAAAGTCGAGAATATCAAAATTATTGGTTCAGCACAGGTACGCCCACTTTTTTGGTCAAAAGTTTAAGCAATACCTTTCAATATTCTTTGGATGGTTTGGAAGTAGATGCGGGAGTATTGGAGGCCTATGAGTTGGACAAATTGGAACCCATTCCGCTCTTGTACCAAACGGGTTATTTGACCATCAAAGAAAAAACCTCCTTTGATACGGTTATCCTGAAATACCCCAACCGGGAAGTTGAACAATCGATGCTGCGATTGCTCCTCGCAGAATATACCCACAATTCTTCGGTTTTGCCACAACTGGCTCAATTGAGCAAAAACCTCAATCAAAATGACCTGGGCAAAGTTATGGAATTGATTCATGGTCTATTTAAAGGTATTCCCAGCCAAATTTTCATCGCCAATCGAGAGGCTTATTTTCACTCTGTTGTTTACCTTACCTTCAGCTTGCTCGGTATTTACATCCAGGCTGAAGTCAATTCTTCTCATGGGCGCCTGGATGCAGTCGTACACACGCCCGAGCGGATTTTTATTTTTGAATTTAAACTGCACGATTCTCCAGCCCAGGCACTTCAACAGATCAAAGACCGGGATTACGCGGCGGCATTTCGGCATTTGAATAAGCTGATTGTGGGTGTTGGGGTGCAGTTTTCGGAAACGGAAAAGGGGGTTAATGATTGGGCTAGTGAGGCATTGTGA
- a CDS encoding elongation factor G: MSFDSKQIRNVVLLGHSGVGKTTLAEAMLFEAGEISRRGSVEEGNTVSDYTDLEHERGGSLFASLEHVSWKDSKINLIDTPGLDDFIGEVVSALRVATTAVLVHNARSGVEVGAELLWEYIETFDTPAIFVINQVDHEKADYDATLEQAIARFGNKVMPFQYPLNPGLGFNSIIDALRMVMYYFPDGGGKPEKHPIPAAEKARAEDMHRIIVEAAAENDENLMERYFEEGTLSEEELAQGLRIAIAQRQIIPVFCTSANRDMGSGRVMGFINDVCPAPVDRMPLPLTNGKTLTCSSNLPTTVFIYKTISEPRVGLLSYFKVCSGVLKAGDELTNYSNRTTERFGQLFIANGKDRVAVTELHAGDLGVTVKLKNTHTNNTLNGKGADHEIVPISFPEPRVTVAVDQANKNDMEKLMKALHTIHEEDPTASVELSASLKQTLLHGQGQLHLDLIKNRVEQAQGVVMNFVKPRISYRETITKSANAQYRHKKQTGGAGQFGEVHMRIDPYFEGMPDPADLSVRHREVEDLPWGGKLAFYWCVVGGSIDNKYSSAIKKGIMAKMEEGPLTGSHCQDIRVCVYDGKMHPVDSNDMAFMLASTHAFKDAFRDAAPQIMEPLVDLEILCPEEVMGDIMSDLQTRRAMVLGMDSDGHYQKILARAPQAELYLYSSTLRSISQGRAKFHQTFAEYQAVPADIQQKLIEAHKHEEVEA; encoded by the coding sequence ATGAGCTTCGACAGTAAACAAATTCGCAACGTGGTGCTCCTGGGCCATTCTGGCGTCGGGAAAACCACCCTGGCAGAAGCCATGTTGTTTGAGGCAGGCGAGATTAGCCGCCGCGGCAGCGTGGAAGAGGGCAATACGGTATCAGACTATACCGACCTCGAACACGAACGCGGCGGCTCTCTATTCGCTTCACTCGAACACGTATCCTGGAAAGATTCCAAAATCAACCTCATCGACACGCCGGGTCTTGACGACTTCATCGGCGAGGTGGTTTCGGCACTCCGGGTAGCTACAACAGCAGTACTCGTTCACAACGCCAGGAGTGGCGTGGAAGTAGGCGCAGAGCTGCTCTGGGAATACATCGAAACCTTTGACACCCCCGCTATTTTTGTGATCAACCAGGTTGACCACGAAAAAGCGGATTACGACGCTACTCTTGAACAAGCCATTGCCCGTTTTGGCAATAAAGTTATGCCCTTTCAATACCCGCTCAACCCGGGCCTGGGTTTCAATTCCATCATCGATGCGCTGCGGATGGTGATGTATTATTTCCCGGATGGGGGCGGAAAACCTGAAAAACACCCGATTCCCGCTGCTGAAAAAGCACGTGCCGAGGACATGCACCGCATCATCGTTGAGGCTGCGGCTGAAAACGATGAAAACCTGATGGAGCGCTACTTTGAAGAAGGAACGCTGAGTGAAGAAGAGCTGGCTCAAGGTTTGCGCATCGCCATCGCCCAACGCCAAATCATTCCCGTATTTTGTACTTCCGCCAACCGCGATATGGGTTCGGGCCGCGTGATGGGATTCATCAACGACGTGTGCCCTGCGCCAGTAGATCGCATGCCCTTGCCCTTGACCAATGGCAAAACCCTGACTTGTAGTTCGAATTTGCCCACTACGGTTTTTATCTACAAAACCATTTCGGAACCCAGAGTAGGTTTGTTGTCTTATTTTAAAGTTTGTTCCGGCGTACTCAAAGCAGGCGACGAACTCACCAATTACTCCAACCGCACCACGGAACGTTTTGGCCAGTTGTTCATTGCCAATGGCAAGGATCGGGTAGCCGTAACTGAACTCCATGCCGGAGACCTTGGCGTAACCGTTAAATTAAAAAATACCCATACCAACAATACCCTCAATGGCAAAGGAGCAGATCACGAGATCGTGCCCATTTCCTTCCCCGAACCACGGGTTACGGTAGCCGTTGACCAAGCCAATAAAAATGACATGGAAAAACTCATGAAGGCACTTCACACCATTCATGAGGAAGATCCAACCGCATCCGTTGAGTTGAGTGCTTCACTCAAACAAACCCTGCTCCACGGCCAGGGACAATTGCACCTCGATTTGATCAAAAATCGGGTGGAACAAGCCCAGGGTGTGGTGATGAACTTTGTGAAGCCCCGTATTTCTTACCGTGAAACCATCACCAAATCGGCCAATGCGCAGTACCGCCACAAAAAACAAACCGGTGGTGCCGGGCAGTTTGGCGAAGTACACATGCGCATCGACCCCTACTTTGAGGGCATGCCCGATCCTGCGGATCTGAGTGTGCGCCACCGCGAAGTGGAAGACCTGCCCTGGGGGGGTAAACTGGCTTTCTACTGGTGCGTGGTGGGCGGTTCTATTGACAACAAATATTCCAGCGCCATCAAAAAAGGCATCATGGCCAAAATGGAAGAAGGGCCGCTGACGGGTTCACACTGCCAGGACATCCGGGTCTGTGTGTACGACGGCAAGATGCACCCGGTGGATTCCAACGATATGGCCTTTATGCTGGCTTCAACCCATGCGTTCAAAGATGCCTTCCGCGATGCTGCGCCCCAAATCATGGAGCCATTGGTGGATTTGGAAATCCTCTGCCCCGAGGAGGTCATGGGCGACATCATGAGCGACCTGCAAACGCGCAGGGCGATGGTGTTGGGCATGGACTCGGATGGGCATTACCAGAAAATTCTGGCCAGAGCGCCACAGGCGGAATTGTACCTGTATTCGAGTACCCTGCGTTCGATCTCGCAAGGTCGGGCCAAGTTTCATCAAACTTTTGCAGAGTACCAGGCAGTGCCTGCGGACATTCAGCAGAAGTTGATTGAAGCGCATAAACACGAGGAAGTGGAGGCGTAA
- a CDS encoding aminotransferase class IV: MIKYYNINGQQVPVENATLHVSDLSILRGYGIFDYFLAREGHPLFLDDYLNRFYRSAAELYLEIPFDKAELRRQIYALLQANEVREAGIRLVLTGGYSPDGYTPVNPNLLIMMYDLPASAWEFSAQGIKIITHPFQRELPEVKTINYSTGIRMLKTIKERGATDLIYVDQGEWIRESARSNFFLVMPDNTIVTADEKILWGITRRQVIDAAREAGYAVEERRIHITELDQAREAFFTSTIKGVMAIGQIDDRVFGDGTIGKVTQELQDLFVGKVKAYLETC, translated from the coding sequence ATGATCAAATACTACAACATCAACGGCCAGCAGGTACCCGTAGAAAATGCCACCCTGCACGTTTCCGACCTCAGCATTTTGCGGGGCTATGGCATTTTTGATTATTTCCTGGCTCGTGAAGGGCATCCCCTGTTTTTGGATGATTACCTCAATCGATTTTACCGCTCAGCGGCAGAATTGTACCTGGAAATCCCCTTCGACAAAGCGGAGCTGAGGCGGCAAATTTATGCCTTGCTTCAGGCCAATGAGGTACGCGAAGCGGGCATTCGTCTGGTGCTCACCGGAGGCTATTCCCCAGATGGTTACACACCCGTGAACCCTAATTTGCTGATTATGATGTACGATTTGCCCGCGAGTGCCTGGGAATTTTCGGCACAAGGCATCAAAATCATCACGCATCCTTTCCAACGGGAGTTGCCGGAAGTAAAAACCATCAACTACTCCACGGGTATTCGGATGCTCAAAACCATCAAGGAGCGCGGGGCAACGGATTTGATCTACGTGGATCAGGGGGAATGGATCCGGGAGTCGGCGCGCTCAAATTTTTTCCTGGTCATGCCCGACAATACCATTGTGACGGCAGATGAAAAAATCCTCTGGGGCATCACCCGCCGACAAGTGATCGATGCCGCACGCGAGGCTGGCTATGCCGTGGAAGAACGTCGGATACACATCACTGAACTGGATCAGGCCAGGGAGGCTTTTTTTACCAGCACCATTAAAGGGGTCATGGCCATTGGCCAAATTGACGATCGGGTATTCGGCGATGGAACGATCGGCAAAGTGACCCAGGAGTTGCAGGATTTGTTTGTGGGGAAGGTGAAGGCGTATTTGGAAACGTGTTAA
- a CDS encoding Uma2 family endonuclease produces the protein MMVAEKSPRKAKKPAKKVPDYLICEIMDGQPIYYKGYQEVLTEAKTLEEIMGSSSLQAYIITYLLQILFKHLDEKQYIIFTNEAGLHLDKRNNLAGDILVYDRTHFSIDAINENYFSTPPKLVIEVDISVDTAHLSSEGYVHTKTRKLLDFGVEKVIWITTPAKTIMVASPNEDWQIKDWNKDIEVLADVQFNIGQYLKAEGSKFA, from the coding sequence ATGATGGTAGCAGAAAAATCGCCAAGAAAAGCGAAAAAGCCAGCGAAAAAGGTACCCGATTACCTCATCTGTGAGATCATGGATGGGCAACCTATTTATTATAAGGGATATCAGGAGGTTTTGACTGAAGCTAAAACACTGGAAGAAATTATGGGGTCGAGTTCATTGCAAGCCTACATCATCACGTATTTACTCCAAATTTTGTTTAAACACCTGGATGAGAAACAATACATCATCTTCACCAATGAGGCTGGCTTGCACCTCGACAAACGCAATAACCTGGCGGGCGATATACTCGTTTACGATCGCACCCATTTTTCGATTGATGCCATCAATGAAAACTATTTTTCTACGCCACCAAAACTGGTCATCGAAGTAGACATCTCGGTGGATACTGCCCATCTAAGCTCAGAGGGTTACGTTCATACCAAAACCCGAAAATTGCTCGATTTTGGGGTAGAAAAGGTAATCTGGATCACCACTCCTGCTAAAACGATCATGGTCGCTTCTCCCAATGAAGATTGGCAAATTAAAGACTGGAATAAAGACATTGAAGTCTTGGCGGACGTTCAGTTTAATATTGGACAGTATTTAAAGGCAGAAGGCTCCAAGTTTGCTTAA
- a CDS encoding PepSY domain-containing protein, with product MSTNHHLHYLIRRTHRYLGVFIGIQFLLWTLGGLYFSWSDMDYIHGDYQRKAPPMLRVQDSLASPNAVLNNLAAKHPVDQVASIQLIDVLGKPCYRVEIVHGMHHKMFFLADAKSGQLRQALSKKEAVEMAKQQFNGKPNVTKVQYLSATSSHHEYRESPLPAYAIRFDHPSRTTVYVATEMGMVTKFRNEKWRIFDFLWMLHTMDYQSRDNLGNVLLRVFSILGLCTIASGFLLFWVSRRTVKA from the coding sequence ATGAGCACCAACCACCACCTCCACTACCTCATCCGCCGCACCCATCGCTACCTCGGCGTATTCATCGGCATCCAGTTCCTGCTCTGGACCCTCGGCGGCCTGTACTTCTCCTGGTCAGACATGGACTACATCCACGGCGATTACCAGCGCAAGGCGCCGCCGATGTTGCGGGTGCAGGACAGTTTGGCGTCACCCAACGCGGTGTTGAACAACCTGGCTGCCAAACACCCCGTAGACCAGGTCGCCAGTATCCAGCTCATCGATGTACTGGGCAAACCTTGCTACCGCGTGGAGATTGTGCACGGCATGCACCATAAGATGTTTTTCCTGGCCGATGCAAAAAGTGGCCAGTTGCGCCAGGCCTTGAGCAAAAAAGAAGCAGTAGAAATGGCTAAACAGCAGTTCAACGGCAAACCGAACGTGACCAAAGTACAGTACCTCAGCGCCACCAGCAGCCACCACGAATACCGTGAAAGCCCCCTACCCGCTTACGCCATTCGTTTTGATCACCCCAGCCGCACGACGGTGTACGTGGCGACGGAGATGGGTATGGTCACCAAATTCCGCAACGAGAAATGGCGAATTTTTGACTTCTTGTGGATGTTGCATACGATGGATTATCAATCGCGCGACAATCTTGGAAATGTACTCCTGCGCGTGTTTTCCATCCTGGGCTTGTGTACCATTGCGTCGGGCTTTTTGTTGTTTTGGGTGAGTCGCAGAACGGTTAAGGCGTAG
- a CDS encoding S8 family serine peptidase produces the protein MRQFLALCCLIYLCFSYHNLSAQTQDHVPGEILVQLRPTIRASAWADQQTSLRAAGSGFQLDDAPLSEPMQIWKLRFDPQTQDENELLARIRRDPAVVAAQFNHYIELRSVIPNDPDFGKQWHWYNTGQDGGVAGIDLGMRQAWDITTGGLTPNGDTIVVCVIDDGIDTTHRDLKANLWVNRAEIPNNNRDDDENGYIDDYRGWNVAQKNDNISADASHGTEVAGMIGAVGNNKLGITGVNWKIKIMGIMGGYNSAAEDKIIQAYNYPFIQRKLYNQSGGKKGAFVVATNASWGIPRTTPADYMIWCNFFDSLGHQGIINVNATSNSNIDIDVTGDMPGGCGSPFIIVSTSINRLGDLVRGYGKKNVDLAALGEQVYTTSVRSSYTLISGTSLAAPQIVGAVGLLYSAPCPTLASLARRDPEAATLWIRRLLLENVKPLPGLQNVTATGGYLHVNNSLQALLQACGACPPLVSIAVRNLTVNSGQLSWTSNDSIQRVDLRYRAKGSTTWTTIESASAPFNFTNLSVCTEYEYQLKTYCRNSILDFEETFSFRTDGCCEPPEKVTIPTSIVSSTIIRWQAVTAASGYTFRYRPVGTSTWSMLNRPFTSANLQNLLACTEYEFQLRSECSGGTPSAYSKVFTFKTGNCGACLDKAYCREAIPEEQANQEWIRSVQIGNFSNLSSRNGYGDFTALKGIDLRSGQTYAFTVKMGFTGQLFNEYVVAWIDLNQNGQFDQHETVYNSGSKKDSIFSGQISIPVGTPSGPTRMRIALRYNSEPSTCSATDRYFGEMEDYCITIDAISTSTNDLKPQNQMQVFPNPFAEDFMVNLTLAEAAPKAQLEVWNAQGQQVYARSLALPGNTVVQERIEANNWPKGLYLLRLRTGKENSEVWGKVLKVE, from the coding sequence ATGAGACAATTTTTAGCACTGTGTTGCCTGATATATTTGTGTTTCAGTTACCATAATCTTTCCGCCCAAACCCAGGACCATGTGCCTGGTGAAATCCTGGTGCAATTGCGTCCCACCATACGCGCCAGCGCCTGGGCTGATCAGCAAACTAGCCTTCGGGCGGCGGGTTCGGGATTTCAGCTCGATGATGCCCCCTTGTCGGAACCGATGCAGATTTGGAAACTGCGCTTCGATCCCCAGACCCAGGACGAAAATGAACTATTGGCCCGCATTCGCCGCGACCCCGCGGTAGTGGCAGCACAGTTCAACCACTACATCGAACTCCGTTCGGTTATCCCCAATGATCCTGATTTTGGCAAACAGTGGCACTGGTACAACACCGGCCAGGATGGCGGCGTAGCGGGCATCGACCTTGGCATGCGCCAAGCCTGGGACATCACCACCGGGGGACTTACGCCCAATGGCGACACCATCGTGGTATGTGTGATTGACGATGGCATCGATACCACCCACCGCGACTTGAAGGCCAACCTTTGGGTCAATCGGGCCGAAATCCCCAACAACAACCGCGATGACGATGAGAATGGCTACATCGACGACTACCGCGGCTGGAATGTAGCGCAAAAAAATGACAACATTAGTGCAGATGCCAGCCATGGTACCGAGGTGGCCGGGATGATTGGCGCAGTGGGCAACAACAAGCTGGGGATAACGGGCGTAAACTGGAAGATCAAAATCATGGGGATCATGGGCGGGTACAATTCCGCCGCTGAAGACAAAATCATTCAAGCCTACAATTATCCCTTTATTCAACGCAAATTGTACAATCAATCCGGCGGTAAGAAGGGCGCTTTTGTAGTCGCAACCAATGCCTCATGGGGAATCCCCCGGACTACACCAGCTGATTATATGATTTGGTGCAATTTTTTCGACAGTTTGGGCCACCAGGGCATCATCAACGTCAACGCAACCAGCAATAGCAATATTGATATTGACGTCACGGGCGATATGCCAGGTGGTTGTGGTAGCCCATTCATCATTGTCAGCACCAGCATCAACCGACTGGGCGATTTGGTGAGGGGTTATGGTAAAAAAAATGTCGACCTGGCTGCTTTGGGCGAACAGGTCTACACCACGAGTGTACGCAGTTCATATACCCTGATTTCGGGCACTTCACTGGCTGCCCCGCAGATCGTTGGCGCGGTGGGCCTTTTGTATTCGGCACCTTGTCCTACGCTTGCTTCGCTGGCCCGGCGTGACCCGGAGGCTGCTACCTTGTGGATTCGGCGTTTATTGCTCGAAAATGTAAAACCATTGCCCGGTTTGCAGAACGTAACCGCGACGGGCGGGTACCTCCACGTCAACAACAGTTTGCAGGCGCTATTGCAAGCTTGTGGTGCTTGTCCTCCACTGGTGAGCATTGCTGTGCGCAACCTCACGGTGAACAGCGGGCAACTGAGTTGGACCTCCAATGACAGCATTCAGCGGGTAGACCTGCGCTACCGCGCCAAAGGCAGCACGACTTGGACCACCATTGAAAGCGCATCTGCTCCTTTTAATTTTACCAACCTTTCCGTTTGTACGGAATACGAATACCAGCTAAAAACGTATTGTCGCAATTCAATCCTTGATTTTGAAGAGACCTTCAGTTTTCGCACCGATGGGTGTTGTGAGCCTCCTGAAAAGGTGACTATTCCCACGAGCATTGTTTCCAGTACCATCATTCGCTGGCAAGCGGTTACGGCGGCAAGTGGGTATACCTTCCGCTACCGTCCAGTGGGCACGAGTACCTGGTCTATGCTGAATCGGCCCTTCACCTCAGCCAACTTACAGAACTTATTGGCTTGTACCGAGTACGAATTCCAGTTGCGTTCCGAGTGTTCGGGCGGCACGCCTTCTGCCTATAGCAAAGTATTTACCTTCAAAACGGGCAATTGTGGCGCTTGTTTGGACAAAGCCTATTGTAGAGAAGCCATACCCGAGGAACAGGCCAATCAGGAATGGATCCGCAGTGTACAAATTGGCAATTTTTCCAACCTGAGTAGCCGCAATGGCTATGGAGATTTTACGGCGTTGAAAGGTATCGACCTGCGTTCGGGGCAAACCTATGCTTTCACGGTAAAAATGGGTTTTACGGGTCAACTCTTCAATGAATATGTAGTGGCCTGGATCGACCTCAACCAGAACGGCCAGTTTGATCAGCATGAGACGGTGTACAATTCTGGCTCCAAAAAAGACAGTATTTTTAGTGGACAAATCAGCATCCCTGTGGGTACGCCCAGTGGTCCCACCCGCATGCGAATTGCCTTGCGCTACAATTCTGAACCAAGCACCTGTTCTGCTACAGACAGGTACTTCGGCGAGATGGAGGATTATTGTATCACCATCGACGCCATTTCCACTTCGACCAATGACTTAAAACCGCAGAACCAGATGCAGGTTTTCCCCAATCCTTTTGCGGAAGATTTTATGGTCAATCTCACTTTGGCCGAGGCAGCCCCCAAAGCCCAATTAGAAGTCTGGAATGCGCAGGGGCAACAAGTGTATGCCCGCAGTTTGGCGCTGCCAGGCAATACCGTGGTACAGGAACGGATTGAGGCAAACAACTGGCCGAAAGGGCTGTATTTGCTGCGTTTGCGTACCGGAAAGGAAAATAGCGAGGTATGGGGAAAGGTGTTGAAGGTGGAGTAG